The following coding sequences are from one Bacilli bacterium window:
- a CDS encoding helix-turn-helix domain-containing protein: FFAQYVQQEPGVSLSFGIGKICGNPLQLHESYKQAQNALADEFFTGRKSINFYDMTSQRGEGRKKVISAKKIWPAYTGADKIKMIAELDNYLQQLKTLNRKEEIISAAMELLFQIKRLEEEAGMNAQLPDIPSESLLSIRYFSDLREFLLELFTARFDAFSDLNKKEYSPMIRQVIRYINKNFTKDISLQHLADIARANPSYLSRTFKLQTGENVLEYITKLRINKAKELLREGRLRPNEVALSVGYLNERYFSSLFKNETGCTPSEYRRNTDSQSWHLQESKK, encoded by the coding sequence TTCTTTGCGCAATATGTTCAGCAGGAACCGGGAGTTTCTTTATCATTCGGCATAGGCAAAATATGCGGTAATCCGCTTCAGCTTCATGAAAGCTACAAGCAAGCGCAAAATGCACTGGCGGATGAATTTTTCACCGGGCGAAAGTCCATTAATTTCTATGATATGACAAGCCAAAGAGGAGAAGGGAGGAAGAAGGTCATTTCGGCAAAAAAAATTTGGCCGGCTTATACAGGTGCGGACAAAATCAAAATGATTGCAGAACTAGACAACTATTTGCAACAATTGAAAACTTTAAACCGGAAGGAAGAAATTATTTCAGCAGCAATGGAGCTTTTGTTTCAAATAAAAAGATTGGAGGAGGAAGCAGGCATGAATGCGCAATTACCGGATATCCCGAGTGAGTCGCTGCTTTCCATCCGTTACTTTTCCGATCTTCGCGAGTTTTTACTGGAACTGTTCACTGCAAGATTCGACGCATTTAGCGACTTAAATAAAAAAGAATACTCGCCAATGATTCGCCAGGTGATTCGGTACATTAATAAAAATTTTACGAAGGATATTTCATTACAGCACTTAGCGGATATTGCCAGGGCAAACCCGTCCTATTTGAGCCGCACTTTCAAGCTCCAGACTGGAGAAAATGTGCTGGAATATATCACAAAATTAAGGATAAACAAGGCTAAGGAATTACTGCGAGAAGGCCGATTGCGCCCAAACGAAGTAGCGTTATCCGTCGGCTATTTAAATGAGCGTTATTTCTCTTCGTTGTTTAAAAATGAAACGGGATGCACGCCTTCCGAATACAGAAGAAATACGGACAGCCAATCATGGCATCTTCAGGAATCCAAAAAGTAA
- a CDS encoding isochorismate synthase, whose product MEIEPKDPLMFFAAGESCAGERFFWADPEKQVILAGIGCAFSIKTSPQHRYAQVEEIWQSTIENSVLSGRKLPGTGPLLFGGFAFDSARAKTGLWKSFPDTQFRLPQLMMSATAGRTFLTVNAFVGPEDRPGEIAGMLDEKLARLLRMRIEPKMSVAPDTLAIEETPAAEWMQSVQSLTKEIQAGQLEKAVLARELRVTSTRPFAAAEVLDKLREEQPQSYLFAYESGADCFVGASPERLVKREGNTLFTACLAGSSKRGKTAAEDDRLGAQLLQDKKNLREHHLVVQMIYDAMAQVCTRVEAIDEPKIYKLRDIQHLYTPITGLARQNSTILSVVAKLHPTPALGGFPREIALAKIREYERLDRGWYGAPIGWLDAAGDGEFAVAIRSALLQGTRASLFAGCGIVGDSDPESEYQETQLKFQPMLSALRGVQACAIKKR is encoded by the coding sequence ATGGAGATTGAGCCAAAAGACCCGCTGATGTTTTTTGCCGCGGGAGAAAGCTGCGCCGGCGAACGCTTTTTTTGGGCGGATCCTGAAAAACAGGTCATACTTGCCGGCATTGGCTGCGCCTTTTCGATCAAGACGAGTCCGCAACATCGCTACGCGCAAGTGGAAGAGATTTGGCAATCGACAATTGAAAACAGCGTTCTATCCGGGCGAAAGCTGCCCGGCACCGGCCCGCTTTTATTCGGAGGGTTCGCTTTTGATTCCGCAAGGGCGAAAACGGGATTGTGGAAGTCATTCCCCGACACGCAATTCAGGTTGCCGCAACTCATGATGTCGGCGACAGCGGGGCGAACTTTTTTAACCGTAAACGCGTTTGTCGGCCCGGAAGACCGCCCTGGGGAAATCGCCGGGATGCTGGATGAGAAGCTGGCCCGGTTGTTGCGTATGCGGATTGAACCCAAAATGTCGGTTGCACCGGATACGCTCGCAATCGAAGAGACGCCAGCCGCGGAATGGATGCAATCGGTGCAAAGTCTTACGAAAGAGATTCAAGCGGGGCAACTGGAAAAGGCGGTGCTGGCGCGCGAATTGCGGGTCACAAGCACAAGACCTTTTGCCGCGGCTGAAGTGCTGGACAAGCTGCGGGAAGAACAGCCGCAAAGCTATTTGTTTGCCTATGAAAGCGGCGCTGATTGTTTCGTGGGCGCGTCTCCGGAACGGCTTGTCAAGCGGGAAGGGAACACATTGTTTACAGCTTGCCTTGCCGGCTCCAGCAAACGGGGGAAAACGGCGGCGGAAGACGATCGCTTGGGTGCGCAGCTTTTGCAAGATAAAAAGAATTTGCGGGAGCATCATCTGGTTGTGCAAATGATTTACGATGCGATGGCCCAGGTGTGCACGCGCGTTGAAGCCATAGATGAGCCGAAAATTTATAAATTGCGGGATATTCAGCATTTATATACACCGATTACCGGGTTGGCGCGGCAAAACAGCACGATTTTGTCCGTAGTGGCCAAGCTTCATCCGACGCCTGCGCTGGGCGGATTTCCCCGGGAAATCGCGCTTGCCAAAATCCGCGAATACGAGCGGTTGGACCGCGGCTGGTACGGCGCCCCCATCGGTTGGCTCGATGCCGCAGGCGACGGAGAATTTGCCGTGGCGATCCGCTCCGCTCTTTTGCAGGGGACAAGAGCGTCTTTATTTGCCGGTTGCGGAATTGTCGGCGATTCCGATCCGGAGAGTGAATACCAGGAAACGCAATTGAAATTTCAACCCATGCTTTCGGCCTTAAGGGGGGTACAGGCATGCGCCATCAAGAAGCGGTAA
- a CDS encoding 1,4-dihydroxy-2-naphthoate polyprenyltransferase, whose protein sequence is MQPQQMQTPPENQANLAIWWRLMRPHTLTASFVPVLLGTFLALPYGGINISLFLAMLAASLLIQAATNMINEYYDFKRGLDTAESVGIGGAIVRHGVSAATVLRIALFFFALALLLGVYICYESSWWLALVGIICMLTGYLYTGGPFPIAYTPFGELVSGLFMGLVIILISFYIQTLMLTDESVLLSIPISILIGAILMANNIRDREGDRDNGRRTLAILVGHKRAVRILAAMFIVAYLWVAAIAAAGMERPWILLVLLSIPKAIKACRGFDERFASSPSLMMPAMQATAQTNTLFGLLLCAGLLINFWFY, encoded by the coding sequence ATGCAACCGCAGCAAATGCAAACACCCCCGGAAAATCAGGCGAATTTGGCAATTTGGTGGCGGCTGATGCGCCCCCATACATTGACCGCCTCATTTGTGCCGGTTTTGCTCGGCACTTTTTTGGCGTTGCCATACGGCGGCATCAACATTTCGCTGTTTTTGGCCATGCTTGCAGCCAGTTTGCTTATCCAGGCCGCGACCAATATGATCAACGAATATTACGATTTCAAGCGCGGTCTCGACACCGCCGAATCGGTGGGCATCGGCGGCGCGATTGTGCGGCACGGCGTCTCCGCCGCAACCGTCTTGCGGATTGCGCTTTTCTTTTTCGCGCTAGCGCTTTTGCTTGGTGTGTATATTTGTTACGAAAGCAGCTGGTGGCTCGCGCTTGTCGGCATCATTTGCATGTTAACAGGGTATCTTTATACCGGAGGGCCTTTTCCGATCGCGTACACGCCGTTTGGCGAACTGGTCTCAGGGCTGTTTATGGGACTTGTTATTATTTTAATTTCATTTTATATCCAAACGTTGATGCTTACGGACGAAAGCGTCTTGCTGTCCATACCGATTTCCATCCTGATCGGGGCCATACTGATGGCCAACAATATTCGCGACCGCGAGGGCGATCGGGATAACGGACGGCGCACGCTGGCGATCCTGGTCGGACACAAGCGAGCCGTGCGGATTTTGGCCGCCATGTTTATCGTAGCTTATCTGTGGGTTGCGGCCATTGCCGCGGCGGGAATGGAACGGCCGTGGATCCTGCTCGTTCTTTTAAGCATTCCTAAAGCAATCAAGGCTTGTCGGGGATTCGACGAGCGGTTCGCTTCCTCGCCTTCTCTGATGATGCCTGCCATGCAAGCTACAGCGCAAACAAACACCCTGTTCGGGCTTTTGTTATGCGCCGGGCTGCTCATCAATTTTTGGTTCTATTGA
- the menD gene encoding 2-succinyl-5-enolpyruvyl-6-hydroxy-3-cyclohexene-1-carboxylic-acid synthase has protein sequence MRHQEAVTSYIAAFVDQLAQAGVNNAVVCPGSRSTPLAMLLSEHPDVRVWMHVDERSAGFFALGRAKASGKPVALLCSSGTAAANFFPAVVEAAYARVPLVVLTADRPHELRDVGAPQAIDQNRLYGHYPKWFVDMALPEATDTMLEYARMAAMRAAATAVSQPAGPVHLNFPLREPLVPEISGGLWEHVRERLVGQAGKAVYEGAPVPAAEQLDALAQAVLAAKRGLIVCGPATEPLPADLLTELAEMLGFPILADPLSQLRTGPHANDWIIDSYDAILREPQAVAALAPDFVIRFGAMPVSKAFLLYLKQYPHCRQLLVDPGKGWRDPTLFAADMVVADPARFCADLMRHIKAACSAELSRKPRTWGQLWQEMDKAARAALSAFADAEPEGETLFEGRVFLELARLMPADAVLFAGNSMPIRDLDAFFGKSRRPHTFLANRGANGIDGVVSTALGAATVKQPLVLVLGDLSFYHDLNGLLAAKLHGLRATIIVINNNGGGIFSFLPQAEHPEHFEQLFGTPLGLEYRYAVDMYGGRFVRIGSWEAFRREVERGITGDGLTVIEVPADRADNLARHRGIWSKVAACLRDRFSGEFSACD, from the coding sequence ATGCGCCATCAAGAAGCGGTAACGTCGTATATCGCCGCATTTGTGGATCAACTTGCGCAAGCGGGCGTCAACAATGCGGTGGTTTGCCCGGGCTCGCGCTCGACGCCGCTTGCCATGCTTTTGTCCGAGCATCCCGATGTGCGGGTCTGGATGCATGTTGACGAACGCTCGGCCGGCTTTTTCGCGTTGGGCCGGGCAAAAGCAAGCGGCAAGCCGGTTGCGTTGCTGTGTTCGTCAGGCACTGCCGCCGCCAACTTTTTTCCGGCTGTGGTGGAAGCGGCCTATGCGCGCGTTCCGCTCGTTGTGCTGACAGCGGACCGGCCGCACGAACTGCGTGATGTCGGCGCCCCCCAGGCAATCGACCAAAACCGTCTTTACGGCCATTACCCCAAGTGGTTTGTCGATATGGCGCTGCCGGAGGCGACGGATACAATGCTGGAATATGCCCGGATGGCGGCGATGCGGGCGGCGGCAACGGCGGTATCGCAGCCTGCGGGTCCCGTGCATCTGAATTTTCCGCTGCGCGAACCGTTAGTGCCGGAAATATCCGGCGGACTGTGGGAGCATGTGCGGGAACGTTTGGTTGGCCAAGCCGGCAAAGCGGTTTATGAAGGAGCGCCTGTCCCGGCGGCGGAGCAACTGGATGCGCTGGCGCAGGCAGTTTTGGCCGCAAAGCGGGGGCTAATCGTGTGCGGCCCGGCGACCGAACCGCTTCCGGCTGATTTGCTGACCGAACTCGCGGAAATGCTCGGTTTTCCGATTTTGGCCGACCCGCTCTCCCAATTGCGCACGGGCCCGCACGCGAATGACTGGATCATCGACAGCTACGACGCCATTTTGCGCGAGCCGCAAGCCGTCGCCGCACTGGCGCCGGATTTTGTCATCCGTTTCGGCGCCATGCCGGTGTCGAAAGCGTTTCTTCTATACCTCAAGCAATATCCGCACTGCCGCCAGTTGCTCGTCGACCCGGGTAAAGGCTGGCGGGATCCGACGCTGTTCGCCGCAGACATGGTCGTTGCGGATCCGGCACGGTTTTGCGCTGATTTGATGCGGCATATCAAGGCCGCTTGTTCCGCGGAGTTAAGCCGCAAGCCGCGCACGTGGGGCCAACTCTGGCAAGAGATGGACAAGGCCGCGCGCGCGGCGTTGTCCGCTTTCGCGGATGCCGAACCGGAAGGAGAGACGCTCTTTGAAGGGCGGGTTTTTCTTGAATTGGCGCGGCTTATGCCGGCGGATGCCGTGCTGTTTGCGGGCAACAGCATGCCGATTCGCGATCTGGACGCCTTCTTCGGCAAGTCGCGGCGCCCGCATACTTTTTTGGCGAACCGCGGCGCAAACGGAATCGACGGCGTCGTTTCCACGGCGCTCGGCGCGGCGACGGTTAAGCAGCCGCTCGTGCTTGTATTGGGCGATTTGTCGTTTTACCACGATTTGAACGGACTGCTCGCGGCCAAACTGCACGGTCTGCGCGCGACCATCATCGTCATCAACAACAACGGCGGCGGCATATTCTCGTTTTTGCCGCAAGCGGAACATCCCGAGCATTTTGAACAGTTGTTTGGCACGCCGCTCGGACTTGAGTACCGTTACGCCGTGGACATGTACGGAGGGCGGTTTGTGCGCATCGGCAGCTGGGAAGCTTTTCGCCGCGAGGTCGAACGCGGCATAACCGGCGACGGGCTTACCGTGATTGAAGTGCCAGCCGACCGCGCGGACAATTTGGCGCGGCATCGCGGCATTTGGAGCAAGGTGGCGGCTTGCCTGCGCGATCGTTTTTCCGGGGAGTTTTCCGCATGCGACTGA
- a CDS encoding hotdog fold thioesterase, producing the protein MISFIPDLDKSMIGLLGINITELTENQVTATMPVDERTRQPYGILHGGASVALAETVASVGTWNLIDRETENAVGLEINANHIRSISEGTVTAVATPLHKGRRTMVWNIQITDAAGKLICISRCTVAIIKKDCQ; encoded by the coding sequence ATGATTAGTTTCATCCCAGATTTGGACAAGTCAATGATAGGACTGTTAGGTATCAACATTACGGAGCTGACGGAAAACCAGGTAACGGCGACGATGCCGGTCGATGAGCGGACCCGCCAGCCGTACGGCATTTTGCATGGCGGCGCTTCCGTCGCGCTGGCGGAGACGGTTGCCAGCGTCGGCACCTGGAATTTGATCGACCGGGAAACGGAAAACGCCGTCGGCCTGGAAATCAACGCCAACCACATCAGGAGCATCAGCGAAGGAACGGTGACCGCCGTCGCCACCCCTTTGCATAAAGGCAGGAGAACAATGGTGTGGAATATTCAAATTACCGACGCGGCAGGCAAGTTGATTTGCATTTCCCGCTGCACCGTCGCCATTATAAAAAAAGACTGTCAATGA